A window from Methanobacterium sp. encodes these proteins:
- a CDS encoding bifunctional N(6)-L-threonylcarbamoyladenine synthase/serine/threonine protein kinase: MICVGLEGTAEKTGVGIVNSEGTILASKGKALIPGKGGIHPREAAEHHAENLVPLITQTLEESGLTIEDVDLVAFARGPGLGPALRTVATAARSLALSLDVPLIGVNHCIGHVEIGRLTTGCQDPLTLYVSGGNTQVIAFDAGRYQIFGETLDIAIGNCLDQFARTVGLGHPGGPKIEELARKSGNYLKLPYTVKGMDLSFSGLLTAAVRKFESGAALEDLCYSLQETSFSMLVEVTERALAHSKKREVLLVGGVAANKRLREMLNIMAQEHYADFFMPEMKYCGDNGAMIAWLGMIMHQHGIKQNIGNSKVIQRYRTDEVDVPWMEKSSQKLQLPPEIMAKGAEANIYQDQYLEEEVLSKKRIPKGYRIKEIDQYLRKKRTRKEAKLLGESKRCGVITPLVYHVDEENSTIILEKVKGKDVKELFSGKNKLEISEILAISKSIGVNVARLHNCGIIHGDLTTSNIIQRNRENHQEADIVFIDFGLGKNSNLVEDKGVDLLVFKKAINGIHHDISQECFNSILEGYQGADDYKKIVAKIEEIESRGRYTS; this comes from the coding sequence TTGATTTGTGTTGGATTAGAAGGAACTGCAGAAAAAACTGGTGTGGGTATCGTAAATTCTGAAGGAACTATCCTTGCTTCCAAAGGTAAAGCCCTTATTCCAGGGAAAGGCGGTATACATCCCCGTGAAGCAGCAGAACATCATGCTGAAAATTTAGTTCCACTTATTACACAAACCTTAGAAGAATCTGGGTTAACTATAGAAGATGTTGATTTAGTGGCATTTGCACGTGGCCCTGGTCTAGGGCCTGCACTGCGCACAGTGGCCACTGCAGCACGTAGCTTGGCACTTTCATTGGACGTTCCCCTAATTGGGGTTAACCATTGCATTGGCCATGTAGAGATAGGAAGATTGACAACGGGTTGTCAGGACCCATTAACTCTTTATGTTAGTGGAGGTAACACACAAGTTATTGCCTTTGATGCTGGGCGTTATCAAATTTTTGGAGAAACCCTAGACATTGCCATAGGAAACTGTTTAGATCAGTTTGCCAGAACTGTTGGACTGGGACATCCTGGAGGTCCTAAAATAGAAGAGTTAGCTCGCAAATCAGGAAATTACTTGAAATTACCATACACTGTGAAGGGAATGGACCTCTCATTTTCCGGATTACTCACTGCTGCTGTTCGTAAGTTCGAATCTGGTGCCGCTTTAGAAGATTTGTGCTACAGTTTACAAGAAACCTCCTTTTCAATGCTAGTCGAAGTTACAGAACGTGCATTAGCACATTCAAAGAAAAGAGAAGTTCTATTAGTTGGAGGGGTGGCTGCCAACAAGAGGCTTCGTGAAATGCTAAATATCATGGCTCAAGAACATTACGCTGATTTTTTCATGCCTGAAATGAAGTACTGTGGTGATAACGGAGCAATGATTGCTTGGCTTGGTATGATAATGCATCAACATGGAATTAAACAAAACATTGGCAATAGCAAAGTAATTCAACGTTACCGTACTGATGAAGTTGATGTTCCGTGGATGGAAAAATCTAGTCAAAAACTTCAACTCCCCCCTGAAATAATGGCTAAGGGAGCAGAAGCCAACATATACCAAGATCAATATCTTGAAGAAGAGGTTCTTTCTAAAAAAAGAATACCTAAAGGTTATAGAATAAAGGAAATTGACCAATACCTCCGAAAAAAGCGTACCCGCAAAGAAGCTAAACTTCTAGGTGAATCCAAAAGGTGTGGGGTAATCACTCCCCTGGTTTACCATGTAGATGAGGAAAACAGCACCATTATTCTGGAAAAAGTTAAAGGAAAGGATGTAAAGGAACTTTTTAGTGGAAAAAATAAACTAGAAATTTCGGAAATACTAGCCATTTCTAAGAGTATTGGAGTAAACGTGGCTCGTCTTCATAACTGTGGGATAATTCATGGTGATCTTACAACCAGTAACATCATACAAAGAAATAGAGAAAACCATCAAGAGGCAGATATAGTGTTTATTGACTTTGGGTTGGGAAAAAACTCCAATCTTGTTGAAGATAAAGGTGTGGACTTGTTGGTCTTTAAAAAAGCAATTAACGGAATACATCATGATATAAGTCAGGAATGTTTCAATTCCATACTTGAAGGTTACCAGGGAGCAGATGATTATAAAAAAATTGTAGCTAAAATCGAAGAAATTGAAAGTAGAGGAAGGTATACATCTTAG
- a CDS encoding XTP/dITP diphosphatase, whose product MKVTFITGNQHKVKEAQGIFQQFDIKLEHVDLGYPEIQGKLTDVACYGATYAANKLKTPVIVEDAGLFIRALEWFPGTYSSYVQSTLGNEGILKLMKNVQDRYAEFRSVVGFATPKTEPEIFLGVVGGHIVHHEKGKEGFAYDPLFKPECYDQTFGELTLEQKNEISHRRRSLERFANWYRDFTSKKD is encoded by the coding sequence ATGAAGGTAACCTTTATAACTGGTAATCAACACAAAGTAAAAGAAGCCCAAGGAATATTCCAGCAATTTGATATCAAACTGGAACATGTTGATTTGGGTTACCCTGAAATCCAGGGAAAACTGACAGATGTTGCCTGCTATGGAGCAACATATGCTGCCAATAAATTGAAAACCCCTGTCATTGTAGAAGATGCAGGATTGTTCATAAGGGCACTAGAATGGTTTCCAGGAACATATTCATCCTACGTTCAGAGTACACTGGGTAATGAAGGTATTTTAAAACTGATGAAAAATGTTCAAGACCGTTACGCTGAGTTCAGGTCGGTAGTTGGGTTTGCAACGCCCAAAACCGAGCCCGAGATTTTTTTAGGCGTAGTCGGTGGACATATAGTACATCATGAAAAAGGAAAAGAAGGATTTGCATATGATCCACTTTTCAAACCTGAATGTTATGATCAGACATTTGGAGAACTCACATTAGAACAGAAAAATGAGATCTCACATCGTCGGCGTTCACTGGAAAGATTTGCCAATTGGTACCGAGATTTCACAAGCAAGAAAGATTAA
- a CDS encoding 30S ribosomal protein S15 produces the protein MVEKPGWVEYSTEEIEEIILKLRKEGKSSSVIGVILRDQYGIPDVKSVTGMKITHILEKHGQTEEYPEDLMNLIRKAVNIREHLKENPKDLHTRRGLQLVESRIRRLVRYYTNEKVLPEGWKYEPKQAALLVK, from the coding sequence ATGGTAGAAAAACCAGGATGGGTTGAATATTCAACCGAAGAAATTGAAGAAATAATTTTAAAACTGAGAAAAGAAGGAAAATCATCCAGTGTCATAGGAGTAATTCTAAGAGACCAGTATGGAATCCCAGATGTCAAAAGTGTAACCGGAATGAAGATTACCCATATTTTAGAAAAACATGGTCAGACTGAAGAATACCCAGAAGATCTGATGAATCTGATCAGAAAAGCGGTTAACATTAGAGAACATCTCAAAGAAAATCCTAAAGACTTGCACACCAGAAGAGGACTGCAATTAGTCGAATCTAGAATCAGAAGACTGGTAAGATACTACACCAATGAAAAAGTTCTCCCCGAAGGATGGAAATACGAACCAAAGCAAGCAGCACTGCTTGTTAAGTAA